In one window of Deltaproteobacteria bacterium PRO3 DNA:
- a CDS encoding PAS domain S-box protein, with amino-acid sequence QAFALRAVPGEGAPWLYFAKPTEDAVLRVGVSTGGSHALLNRVRLFLWLATVLLFASSWLFYAALIRRANESLARFRKMVRGFEQGEYAHRFLVLSEDRVGEFGRSMNTLAEDLEGKIRALAEERNRLKAILYTMQEGVIVLNADGNIALFNPAMRRLFGLDESALGKPPIEVIRNADLQGIVDQSLAGQAVESRELRVIRGGQERLLMAQATPFSDKSQPLGAILVMYDVTELRRLERVRRDFVANVSHELKTPLTSIQGYVETLLDAPGDAEQTRKFLSVIDANARRLGKLIEDLLRLSEIESQAFVLRPEVFSAAEWIGEIVALHEGLLKRKDMRVETTVVPEGLRLRSDRMALSHILGNLLENAVKYGKPGTAIRIACRQEGGDARFSVQDEGIGIAPAHLERIFERFYRVDRSRSRQEGGTGLGLAIVKHLVQLLGGEVRVESVEGAGSTFHFTVPGSVL; translated from the coding sequence GGCAGGCCTTCGCGCTGCGAGCGGTACCCGGCGAAGGAGCTCCCTGGCTCTACTTCGCCAAGCCCACCGAGGACGCGGTGCTTCGCGTGGGCGTCTCCACCGGCGGGAGCCACGCCCTCCTCAACCGCGTTCGTCTCTTTCTTTGGCTGGCGACGGTCCTGCTCTTCGCGAGCAGCTGGCTGTTCTACGCCGCCCTCATCCGGCGGGCGAACGAGTCCCTGGCGCGCTTCCGCAAGATGGTGCGGGGCTTCGAGCAGGGCGAATATGCTCATCGCTTCCTTGTCTTGTCGGAGGACCGGGTAGGTGAGTTCGGCAGGTCGATGAACACCTTGGCCGAAGACCTCGAAGGCAAGATTCGGGCCCTGGCCGAGGAGCGCAACCGGCTGAAGGCCATCCTCTACACGATGCAGGAGGGGGTGATCGTGCTGAATGCCGACGGCAATATCGCCCTGTTCAATCCGGCCATGCGGCGCCTCTTCGGCTTGGACGAATCCGCCTTGGGCAAGCCGCCGATCGAGGTGATCCGCAACGCCGACCTGCAGGGCATCGTCGACCAGAGCCTGGCCGGACAGGCCGTGGAGAGCCGGGAACTGCGGGTCATTCGCGGCGGCCAAGAGCGCCTCCTGATGGCGCAGGCGACGCCCTTCTCCGACAAGTCCCAGCCGCTGGGCGCGATCCTCGTGATGTACGACGTCACCGAACTGCGCCGCCTCGAGCGGGTGCGCCGCGACTTCGTCGCCAACGTCTCCCACGAGCTCAAGACGCCGCTGACCTCGATCCAGGGTTACGTCGAGACGCTGCTCGACGCGCCGGGCGACGCCGAGCAGACCCGCAAATTCCTCTCCGTGATCGACGCCAACGCGCGCCGGCTCGGCAAGCTGATCGAGGACCTGCTGCGCCTCTCCGAGATCGAAAGCCAGGCCTTTGTCCTGAGGCCCGAGGTCTTTTCGGCCGCCGAATGGATCGGCGAGATCGTCGCCCTGCACGAGGGCCTGCTCAAGCGCAAGGACATGCGCGTCGAGACGACGGTGGTGCCGGAAGGGCTGCGCCTGCGCTCGGACCGCATGGCGCTCAGCCACATCCTCGGCAACCTGCTCGAGAACGCCGTCAAGTACGGCAAGCCGGGGACCGCGATCCGCATCGCTTGCCGTCAAGAGGGCGGCGACGCCCGCTTCAGCGTGCAAGACGAGGGCATCGGCATCGCCCCGGCCCATCTCGAGCGCATCTTCGAGCGCTTCTACCGCGTCGACCGCTCCCGCAGCCGGCAAGAGGGGGGCACGGGACTGGGTCTGGCCATCGTCAAGCACCTCGTCCAACTCTTGGGCGGAGAGGTCCGGGTCGAGAGCGTGGAGGGCGCGGGCTCGACTTTCCATTTCACCGTCCCCGGTTCCGTCCTCTAG
- a CDS encoding PstS family phosphate ABC transporter substrate-binding protein: MALALFALTACGEGSRKAADSAPAPAASNNITVKGSDTMVVLGQRWAETYMKANPGVTIQVTGGGSGTGIAALLNGTTNLANSSRPIKAEELKKAKEQGKEIQEHKVAFDGLAVVVNKTSPVQQLSLQQIMGIYTGHFNNWKEVGGPDQKILRYCREANSGTYVFFKEHVLADRDYAPDCQTMPGTGAVAEAVSKDPNGIGYGGVSYFENRPELKILAVKKDEASEAVSPVTAEGKVNAAQIRSLQYPISRNLYVYVLGTQTPEIKAYLDWILGEGGQKVVAEVGYVPLKDLGAATANAGAR; this comes from the coding sequence ATGGCCTTGGCGCTCTTTGCCTTGACCGCCTGCGGGGAAGGCTCCCGGAAGGCCGCCGACTCCGCGCCGGCCCCCGCCGCGTCCAACAATATCACCGTCAAGGGCTCCGACACCATGGTGGTCCTGGGCCAACGCTGGGCGGAGACCTACATGAAGGCGAACCCGGGCGTCACGATCCAGGTGACCGGAGGCGGCAGTGGTACGGGCATCGCGGCGTTGCTCAACGGCACCACCAACCTGGCCAATTCCAGCCGCCCGATCAAGGCCGAGGAGCTCAAGAAGGCCAAGGAGCAGGGTAAGGAGATCCAGGAGCACAAGGTGGCCTTCGACGGCCTGGCGGTGGTGGTGAACAAGACGAGCCCCGTCCAGCAGCTCAGCCTCCAGCAGATCATGGGCATCTACACGGGCCATTTCAACAACTGGAAGGAAGTCGGCGGCCCCGACCAAAAGATCCTGCGTTATTGTCGCGAGGCCAACAGCGGCACCTACGTCTTCTTCAAGGAGCACGTCCTGGCCGACCGGGACTACGCACCCGACTGTCAGACGATGCCGGGGACGGGGGCCGTCGCCGAGGCCGTCTCCAAAGATCCCAACGGCATCGGCTACGGCGGCGTCTCGTATTTCGAAAACCGCCCCGAGCTGAAGATCCTCGCGGTGAAGAAGGACGAGGCCTCCGAGGCTGTCAGCCCCGTCACCGCCGAGGGCAAGGTGAACGCGGCGCAGATCCGCAGCCTGCAATACCCGATCTCGCGCAACCTCTACGTCTACGTGCTTGGGACCCAGACGCCCGAGATCAAGGCCTATCTCGATTGGATTCTCGGCGAAGGCGGTCAGAAGGTGGTGGCGGAGGTGGGCTACGTGCCGCTGAAGGATTTGGGCGCCGCGACCGCGAACGCCGGCGCCAGGTAA
- the pstC gene encoding phosphate ABC transporter permease subunit PstC yields the protein MEQLVQKTLVTGSSEAKASPRAPVSTGGGLRQFHGRQRLREGLIHAFLAFNGYLAILLIALIFLFLFKEGFQALKTVQPLQWIGHKTLDFDGREVFRFIWQPLSSTPKYSLMPLLSGSFLVALPATLLSTVIGIGCGVYLAELASPRVRELLKPVVELLAGIPTVVIGFLALSVLASVVQSVFHTQFRLNAFVGALGVSLVIIPVIASMTEDALRAVPNELREASYGLGATRWETLSRVILPAGVSGISAAILLGMGRALGETMIVLMATGNAAVFTADIFSSVRTMTATIAAELGSAAQGSEVYYALFFVGSVLFTLTFIINLVSEIVVERMRRRLKL from the coding sequence ATGGAGCAGTTGGTCCAAAAAACCCTCGTGACCGGATCCTCCGAAGCCAAGGCCTCTCCCCGAGCCCCCGTCTCGACCGGCGGCGGCCTACGCCAATTCCATGGCCGGCAGCGACTGCGGGAAGGCCTGATCCACGCCTTTCTGGCGTTCAACGGCTACCTCGCGATCCTCCTGATCGCGCTCATCTTCCTTTTCCTTTTTAAAGAGGGGTTCCAGGCCCTGAAGACCGTCCAGCCCCTACAGTGGATCGGCCACAAGACCCTGGACTTCGACGGGCGCGAGGTCTTCCGCTTCATCTGGCAGCCGCTCAGCTCCACGCCCAAGTACTCGCTGATGCCGCTCTTGTCGGGCAGCTTCCTCGTCGCCCTGCCGGCGACGCTCTTGTCCACGGTGATCGGCATCGGCTGCGGGGTCTACCTGGCCGAGCTGGCCTCGCCCCGCGTCCGGGAGCTGCTCAAGCCGGTGGTCGAGCTGCTCGCGGGCATTCCCACCGTGGTGATCGGCTTCCTGGCCCTGAGCGTCCTGGCCTCGGTCGTGCAAAGCGTCTTCCATACCCAATTTCGCCTCAACGCCTTCGTCGGCGCCCTGGGGGTCTCCCTGGTCATCATCCCCGTCATCGCCAGCATGACGGAGGACGCCCTGCGCGCGGTGCCCAACGAGCTGCGCGAGGCGAGCTACGGCCTCGGGGCCACGCGTTGGGAGACCCTGAGCCGGGTGATCCTGCCCGCCGGCGTCTCCGGGATCTCCGCCGCCATCCTGCTCGGGATGGGCCGGGCCTTGGGCGAGACGATGATCGTCCTGATGGCCACCGGCAACGCGGCGGTCTTCACCGCCGACATCTTCTCCAGCGTCCGAACGATGACGGCGACCATCGCGGCCGAACTGGGCTCGGCGGCCCAGGGCAGCGAGGTCTACTACGCGCTCTTCTTCGTGGGCTCGGTGCTCTTCACCCTGACCTTCATCATCAACCTCGTCTCCGAGATCGTCGTGGAGCGGATGCGCCGGAGGTTGAAGCTGTGA
- the pstA gene encoding phosphate ABC transporter permease PstA, giving the protein MKLGRDIVGVFFEGLCRGCALLVCLAVFTILGFIFVKGAGTISWEFLSTAPSDGMTHGGIFPAIFGTVAITLLMIVMALPLGVAAAVYLNEYAGRGRGARFIRAAINNLAGVPSIVFGLFGVGFFVLFVGRNLDRVLQTGLLFGQPAMLWAAATLAVLVLPVIIVTTEEALKAVPLSHREAAYGLGATRWQMIRRVVLPQALPGILTGAILSISRGAGETAPILFTGAAYFLPRLPVTKLFGVIPMINPLDQFMELAYHIFIMATQSTNVELTRPIQYGTALVLLALTFTLNLGAILMRIRFRRKLRRA; this is encoded by the coding sequence GTGAAGCTGGGACGCGACATCGTGGGCGTCTTCTTCGAGGGCCTGTGCCGGGGCTGCGCCCTGCTGGTCTGCCTGGCGGTTTTCACCATCCTGGGTTTCATCTTCGTCAAGGGCGCCGGGACGATCTCCTGGGAGTTTCTCAGCACCGCACCCAGCGACGGCATGACCCACGGCGGGATCTTTCCGGCCATCTTCGGGACCGTCGCCATTACCCTGCTCATGATCGTGATGGCCCTGCCGCTCGGCGTGGCGGCGGCGGTCTACCTCAACGAGTACGCGGGCCGGGGGCGCGGCGCGCGCTTCATCCGCGCGGCGATCAACAACCTGGCCGGGGTGCCGTCGATCGTCTTCGGCCTCTTCGGGGTGGGATTTTTCGTGCTCTTCGTCGGCCGCAACCTCGACCGGGTCCTGCAGACCGGCCTGCTCTTCGGGCAGCCGGCCATGCTCTGGGCGGCGGCGACCTTGGCCGTGCTGGTCCTGCCGGTGATCATCGTGACCACCGAAGAGGCCTTGAAGGCCGTGCCGCTGAGCCACCGCGAGGCGGCCTACGGGCTGGGGGCGACGCGCTGGCAGATGATCCGCAGGGTTGTCCTCCCCCAGGCCCTACCCGGCATCCTTACCGGGGCCATCCTCAGCATCAGCCGCGGGGCGGGCGAGACGGCGCCCATCCTCTTCACCGGGGCGGCCTATTTCCTGCCGCGCCTGCCCGTGACGAAGCTCTTCGGGGTGATCCCCATGATCAACCCCCTCGACCAATTCATGGAGCTGGCCTACCACATCTTCATCATGGCCACCCAATCGACCAATGTCGAATTGACCCGGCCCATCCAATACGGTACCGCTTTGGTATTGTTGGCCCTGACCTTCACGCTCAACCTGGGCGCGATCCTGATGCGGATCCGCTTCCGGAGAAAGCTGCGCCGAGCCTAG
- the pstB gene encoding phosphate ABC transporter ATP-binding protein → MPQPNKIEVQALDYFYGTEQALFGVSMDISDKQVTAIIGPSGCGKSTLIKAINRIGEISNDIRIHGDVRLDGASVYGKSVNLVELRRRVGMVFQKPNPFPKSILENVLFGPKLHGVKDRDRLEEIAETSLHKAALWNEVKDKLNKSAMELSGGQQQRLCIARALAVDPEVLLMDEPCSALDPIGTARIEETIEVLKDQYCIVIVTHNMQQAARVSQSTAFFMKGKIIEYDETEKIFTTPAEKLTEDYITGRFG, encoded by the coding sequence GTGCCCCAGCCCAACAAAATCGAGGTCCAAGCGCTCGATTACTTCTACGGGACCGAGCAGGCCCTGTTCGGGGTCTCGATGGACATCTCCGACAAGCAGGTGACCGCCATCATCGGGCCCTCGGGCTGCGGCAAATCCACGCTGATCAAGGCGATCAACCGGATCGGGGAGATCTCCAACGACATCCGCATCCACGGCGACGTGCGCTTGGACGGCGCTAGCGTCTACGGAAAATCGGTCAACTTAGTCGAGCTCCGGCGTCGGGTGGGGATGGTCTTCCAAAAGCCCAACCCCTTCCCCAAGAGCATCCTCGAGAACGTCCTGTTCGGGCCCAAGCTCCACGGCGTCAAGGACCGCGACCGGCTCGAGGAGATCGCCGAGACCAGCCTGCACAAGGCCGCCCTCTGGAACGAGGTGAAGGACAAGCTGAACAAGAGCGCGATGGAGCTCTCGGGCGGCCAGCAACAGCGCCTTTGCATCGCCCGCGCCCTGGCGGTCGACCCCGAGGTCCTGCTGATGGACGAGCCCTGTTCGGCCCTGGACCCCATCGGCACCGCCCGCATCGAGGAGACCATCGAGGTCCTGAAGGACCAGTATTGCATCGTGATCGTCACCCACAACATGCAGCAGGCCGCCCGCGTTTCCCAGTCGACGGCCTTCTTCATGAAGGGTAAGATCATCGAGTACGATGAGACCGAAAAGATTTTCACCACGCCCGCGGAGAAATTGACCGAGGACTACATCACCGGGAGGTTCGGTTAA
- the phoU gene encoding phosphate signaling complex protein PhoU, producing MEHTSKQYEAELRELKEKLLSMGSRIEELIKDAMQALVERDTELARKVIHGDHRVNRLEMEIDELCLKLLALRQPTAVDLRFITLGLKIVADLERVGDLAVNIAERAIELNQEAPLKPYIDLPKMAADVQEMLRKALDAFVKEDVALAESVLGADDQIDEVNHKIFEELVDYMARDKANIKRACRLMFVSRYLERIADHATNVAEMVIFMVQGRDVRHLHSVGP from the coding sequence TTGGAACACACCAGCAAGCAATACGAAGCCGAGTTGCGCGAGCTCAAAGAGAAGCTGCTCTCGATGGGCAGCCGCATCGAAGAGCTGATCAAGGACGCCATGCAGGCCCTGGTCGAGCGGGACACCGAACTGGCGCGGAAGGTCATCCACGGCGACCACCGCGTCAACCGCCTCGAGATGGAGATCGACGAGCTCTGCCTCAAGCTCTTGGCCCTGCGCCAGCCGACCGCGGTGGACCTGCGCTTCATCACCCTGGGCCTCAAGATCGTCGCCGACCTCGAGCGCGTCGGCGACCTGGCCGTCAACATCGCCGAGCGGGCCATCGAGCTCAACCAGGAGGCGCCGCTCAAGCCCTACATCGACCTGCCGAAGATGGCCGCCGACGTGCAAGAGATGCTGCGCAAGGCCCTGGACGCCTTCGTCAAGGAGGACGTCGCCCTGGCGGAGTCCGTGCTGGGCGCCGACGACCAGATCGACGAGGTCAACCACAAGATCTTCGAGGAGCTGGTCGACTACATGGCCCGCGACAAGGCCAACATCAAAAGGGCCTGCCGCCTCATGTTCGTCAGCCGCTACCTCGAGCGCATCGCCGACCACGCGACCAACGTCGCCGAGATGGTCATCTTCATGGTGCAGGGCCGGGACGTCCGCCACCTCCATTCGGTCGGCCCCTAA
- a CDS encoding HU family DNA-binding protein, producing the protein MTKAELINLVAKEARISKASAEKAINSLTSNVAKCLKRKDKITLTGFGTFMVSKRRARTGRNPQTGAPINIKASSVPKFKAGKQLKNMVR; encoded by the coding sequence ATGACCAAAGCCGAACTCATCAACCTGGTGGCCAAAGAGGCCCGCATCTCCAAAGCCAGCGCCGAGAAGGCGATCAATTCGCTGACCAGCAACGTCGCGAAGTGCCTGAAGCGCAAGGACAAGATCACCCTCACCGGTTTCGGCACCTTCATGGTGTCCAAACGCCGCGCCCGCACCGGCCGCAATCCCCAGACCGGCGCCCCCATCAACATCAAGGCCTCCAGCGTCCCGAAATTCAAGGCCGGGAAGCAATTGAAGAACATGGTGCGCTAG
- the gyrA gene encoding DNA gyrase subunit A yields the protein MVRSAEIVPINIEDEMRDAYLDYSMSVIIGRALPDVRDGLKPVHRRILYAMFREGLLSNKRFSKCAGVVGEVLKKYHPHGDSAVYDSLVRMAQPWNLRYPLIDGQGNFGSIDGDPAAAYRYTEARLMAIAEEMLADIDKETVDFIPNFDNSTEEPTVLPTRIPNLLINGSDGIAVGMATKIPPHNLKEIIAALLALIEDPEVKNEKLYQLVPGPDFPTGAFIYGRDGIKQAYETGRGLIQMRARANIEPIAKGDKEAIIVSELPFQVNKAKLIEQIAHLVRDGKIEGIGDLRDESDREGMRIVIELKRGTVAGVILNQLYKHTPMQSSFGVILLSIVQGQPRVLGLRDMLQLFLDHRKEVVTRRTVFELRKAEERAHILEGLKIAVENIDEVVAIIKKSKTPAEAKDGLMTRFKLSEVQAQAILDLRLQRLTGLERDKILQEFNEIQDLIKRLKEILASEKLVFKIIADELKEIRDKYGDDRRTEIMATQQEISVEDLIQEEDMVVTVSHNGYIKRNAISLYRAQRRGGRGKTGMTTRDEDFVEDLFVASTHSYVLVFSTKGKVYWLKVHEIPQAGRATKGKAIVNLLNFAQGENLAAILPVREFKEGLSVVMCTRNGTIKKTDLMAFSHPRAGGIIALGIEEGDELIAATLSEGNKDILIGTAEGMTIRFEDQEVREMGRTAYGVRGIKLEDGDFVVGMEVVNDGAAILTVSANGLGKRTPTDEYRVQGRGGVGVITMKVTDKTGKVVAVKQVSDTDEIMLITNSGKIIRMPVNNISIIGRNTQGVRLINLEEGEQVSAVAKLAESEEDEEKETAS from the coding sequence ATGGTGCGTTCGGCCGAAATCGTCCCCATCAACATCGAAGACGAGATGCGCGACGCCTATCTCGATTACTCGATGTCCGTCATCATCGGGCGGGCGTTGCCCGACGTGCGCGACGGGCTCAAGCCGGTCCACCGCCGCATCCTCTACGCGATGTTCCGCGAGGGCCTGCTCAGCAACAAGCGTTTCAGCAAGTGCGCCGGCGTGGTCGGCGAGGTGCTCAAAAAGTACCATCCCCACGGCGATTCCGCGGTCTACGACTCGTTGGTCCGCATGGCCCAGCCCTGGAACCTGCGCTACCCCTTGATCGACGGTCAGGGAAACTTCGGCTCCATCGACGGCGATCCCGCCGCGGCCTACCGCTACACCGAGGCGCGCCTGATGGCGATCGCCGAGGAGATGCTGGCCGACATCGACAAAGAGACGGTCGACTTCATTCCCAACTTCGACAACTCTACCGAAGAGCCGACGGTGCTTCCCACCCGCATCCCGAACTTGCTGATCAACGGCTCCGACGGCATCGCGGTCGGCATGGCGACCAAGATCCCGCCGCACAACCTGAAAGAGATCATCGCGGCGCTCCTGGCTTTAATCGAAGACCCCGAGGTCAAAAACGAAAAATTATACCAACTGGTGCCTGGCCCCGACTTCCCGACGGGCGCCTTCATCTACGGCCGCGACGGGATCAAGCAGGCCTACGAGACCGGCCGCGGCTTGATCCAGATGCGGGCCCGCGCCAACATCGAGCCCATCGCCAAGGGCGACAAAGAGGCGATCATCGTCTCCGAGCTGCCCTTTCAGGTCAACAAGGCCAAGCTGATCGAGCAGATCGCCCACCTGGTCCGCGACGGCAAGATCGAGGGGATCGGCGACCTGCGCGACGAGTCCGACCGCGAGGGCATGCGCATCGTGATCGAGCTCAAGCGCGGCACCGTGGCGGGGGTCATCCTCAACCAGCTATACAAGCACACCCCGATGCAGAGCTCCTTCGGCGTGATTCTGCTCTCCATCGTCCAGGGCCAGCCGCGGGTCTTGGGCCTGCGCGACATGCTGCAGCTCTTCCTCGACCACCGCAAGGAAGTGGTGACGCGGCGCACGGTCTTCGAGCTGCGCAAGGCGGAAGAGCGGGCGCACATCTTGGAAGGTCTCAAGATCGCCGTCGAAAATATCGACGAGGTCGTCGCCATCATCAAAAAGTCGAAGACCCCGGCCGAGGCCAAGGACGGCCTGATGACGCGCTTCAAATTGAGCGAGGTCCAGGCCCAGGCCATCCTCGACCTGCGCCTGCAGCGCCTGACCGGCCTGGAGCGCGACAAGATCCTCCAAGAGTTCAACGAAATCCAAGACCTGATCAAGCGCCTCAAAGAGATCCTGGCCAGCGAGAAGCTTGTCTTCAAGATCATCGCCGACGAGCTGAAAGAGATCCGCGACAAGTACGGCGACGACCGCCGCACCGAGATCATGGCGACCCAGCAGGAGATCAGCGTCGAGGATTTGATCCAGGAAGAAGACATGGTCGTCACGGTCAGCCACAACGGCTACATCAAGCGCAACGCGATCAGCCTCTACCGCGCGCAGCGCCGCGGCGGCCGGGGTAAGACCGGGATGACGACGCGCGACGAGGACTTCGTCGAGGACCTCTTCGTCGCCTCGACGCACAGCTACGTCCTGGTCTTCAGCACGAAGGGCAAGGTTTATTGGCTGAAGGTCCACGAGATCCCCCAGGCCGGCCGCGCCACCAAGGGCAAGGCCATCGTCAACCTGCTCAACTTCGCCCAGGGCGAAAATTTGGCCGCGATCCTGCCGGTGCGCGAATTCAAGGAAGGCCTCTCCGTCGTGATGTGCACTCGCAACGGCACGATCAAGAAGACCGACCTGATGGCCTTCAGCCACCCTCGCGCCGGCGGCATCATCGCCCTGGGCATCGAGGAGGGCGACGAACTGATCGCCGCCACGCTCAGCGAGGGCAACAAGGACATCCTGATCGGCACTGCCGAGGGCATGACCATCCGCTTCGAGGACCAGGAGGTCCGCGAGATGGGCCGCACCGCCTACGGCGTCCGCGGCATCAAGCTCGAGGACGGCGACTTCGTCGTCGGCATGGAGGTCGTCAACGACGGCGCCGCCATCCTCACGGTCTCGGCCAACGGCCTCGGCAAGCGCACGCCCACCGACGAATATCGCGTCCAGGGCCGCGGCGGCGTCGGGGTCATCACCATGAAGGTCACCGACAAGACCGGCAAGGTGGTGGCGGTGAAGCAGGTCTCCGACACCGACGAAATCATGCTGATCACCAACTCCGGAAAGATCATCCGCATGCCGGTCAACAACATCTCGATCATCGGCCGCAACACCCAGGGCGTGCGCCTGATCAACCTCGAGGAGGGCGAGCAGGTCAGCGCCGTCGCCAAGCTGGCCGAAAGCGAAGAGGACGAGGAGAAAGAGACGGCCTCCTAG
- a CDS encoding tetratricopeptide repeat protein, translating into MSRVKILIFALVLAAIAAGFYLVPRKRPFESYTGRAAEAFQLKEFERSIELYLKALNLYPQHPRTAEVLLTIGDIYNFSLGNSEKAGKAYDMVTTRFPKTPQARKAFAHAAEMYEKGEQFQNALLSYQGIIDQFPDSEGLDQVRLNVAMMAVKLNKYEPARRTLMAIIEQNPETPIADQVLYQLGNVFFMEGSSKEAIEVLRVTSEKYKDSPLYTEMLFTMGNAYEEIGQIDNATKIYKAIRYTYPNPRVVENKLEKLEDRLKQTKQMEARAKQAAKLANQAHALHGAESQPETRKSGFRGRKKDRKIDKSFLEMMEGEP; encoded by the coding sequence ATGTCCCGCGTCAAGATCCTCATTTTCGCCCTGGTATTGGCCGCCATCGCCGCCGGCTTCTACCTGGTGCCCCGCAAGCGGCCCTTCGAGTCCTACACGGGACGCGCTGCCGAGGCCTTCCAGCTCAAGGAATTCGAGCGCAGCATCGAGCTCTACCTCAAGGCCCTCAACCTCTATCCCCAGCACCCCCGCACCGCCGAGGTCCTCTTGACCATCGGAGACATCTACAATTTTTCGCTCGGGAACTCGGAGAAGGCCGGCAAGGCCTACGACATGGTCACGACGCGCTTCCCCAAGACGCCTCAGGCCCGCAAGGCCTTCGCCCACGCCGCCGAGATGTACGAGAAGGGCGAGCAGTTTCAGAACGCCTTGCTTTCCTACCAGGGCATCATCGACCAATTCCCGGACTCGGAGGGCCTGGACCAAGTCCGCCTCAACGTCGCGATGATGGCGGTGAAGCTCAACAAGTACGAGCCGGCCCGGCGCACGCTCATGGCCATCATCGAACAAAACCCCGAGACGCCGATCGCGGACCAAGTGCTCTACCAGCTGGGCAATGTCTTCTTCATGGAGGGCTCCTCCAAGGAGGCGATCGAGGTGCTGCGGGTAACTTCCGAAAAGTACAAGGACAGCCCGCTCTATACCGAGATGCTCTTCACCATGGGCAACGCCTACGAGGAGATCGGCCAGATCGACAACGCGACCAAGATTTACAAGGCGATCCGCTACACCTACCCCAACCCGCGCGTGGTTGAGAACAAGCTCGAGAAGCTGGAAGACCGCCTCAAACAGACCAAGCAGATGGAGGCGAGGGCGAAACAGGCGGCCAAGCTGGCGAATCAGGCCCACGCCCTGCACGGCGCGGAATCCCAGCCGGAGACGCGAAAGTCCGGCTTCCGCGGCCGCAAGAAGGATCGCAAGATCGACAAGAGCTTTTTGGAAATGATGGAGGGCGAGCCATGA
- a CDS encoding DUF192 domain-containing protein: MKKKLKRFFLLGCLIAVAACGSQEGLTPVRILAPDGTLRGEFQAELAATPAQLAQGLMYRQELGPERGMLFIFPEVTQTSFWMKNTLIPLDMIFIGADKKIVSIVENAAPQTTTPRSAEGPFQYVLEVEGGRSAALGVQPGDKVEFEAKP; the protein is encoded by the coding sequence ATGAAAAAGAAACTCAAAAGATTCTTCCTGCTGGGGTGCCTGATCGCCGTGGCCGCCTGCGGTTCCCAAGAGGGTCTGACCCCGGTCCGCATCCTCGCCCCCGACGGCACCCTGCGCGGAGAATTCCAGGCGGAGCTCGCCGCGACCCCGGCCCAGCTGGCTCAGGGCCTGATGTACCGCCAGGAGCTGGGCCCTGAGCGAGGCATGCTGTTTATCTTTCCCGAGGTCACCCAGACCTCCTTCTGGATGAAAAACACCCTGATACCCCTCGACATGATCTTCATCGGGGCCGACAAGAAAATCGTCTCGATCGTCGAGAACGCCGCTCCCCAGACCACCACCCCTCGCTCAGCGGAGGGTCCCTTTCAGTACGTGCTGGAGGTGGAGGGAGGCCGTTCCGCGGCCCTCGGCGTCCAGCCGGGGGATAAGGTGGAGTTCGAGGCCAAGCCCTGA
- a CDS encoding phosphatidylglycerophosphatase A encodes MRRFALWMSTGLGIGYIPFASGTFGTLWGALLFYLSRDLPWQLTAGAILLFILFSVYCAQRAEEALGGHDSSRIVIDEVAGYLVAVIAIPFSWRTMLLAFLLFRLFDIAKPYPIRQIDRRWGGGWGVVMDDVLAGVFSNLSLRLIMWVWGIL; translated from the coding sequence ATGCGTCGCTTCGCCCTCTGGATGAGCACAGGACTGGGGATCGGCTACATCCCCTTCGCCTCGGGGACCTTCGGGACTCTTTGGGGGGCCTTGCTGTTCTACCTGAGCCGGGACCTTCCCTGGCAGCTCACGGCGGGGGCGATCCTGCTCTTCATCTTATTTTCGGTTTATTGCGCTCAACGTGCGGAAGAGGCCTTGGGCGGCCACGACAGCTCGCGCATCGTCATCGACGAGGTGGCCGGCTATCTGGTGGCCGTGATCGCGATTCCTTTTAGTTGGCGGACGATGCTGCTCGCCTTCCTCCTCTTCCGGCTTTTCGATATCGCCAAACCTTATCCCATCCGTCAAATCGACCGCCGTTGGGGCGGGGGCTGGGGCGTGGTCATGGACGACGTCCTGGCGGGCGTCTTCTCCAACCTAAGCCTTCGGCTTATTATGTGGGTCTGGGGGATCCTATGA